Proteins encoded together in one Styela clava chromosome 12, kaStyClav1.hap1.2, whole genome shotgun sequence window:
- the LOC120330449 gene encoding mitochondrial amidoxime reducing component 2-like: MQISSKIIVYSVVSVGIVIGYLAWHRATKQRKWKEVATVTNLFIYPIKSCRAMDVKSFTAKNYGAMTKSGVIGDRTLAVVYNKGRVARISAIDRMVLVRPSQKHQNQIILEAPEMDPIKFNVPTTGCAPYAEDNWRRMRIGTAEFLFIRHCTRCLVTTVDPETGIRDPAQTALKTLRSYRLCKPEEREMCGNSPKLSVEFLAIKEGNVSVGDKIYVEE; encoded by the exons ATGCAAATTTCTAGCAAAATAATCGTGTATTCAGTGGTTAGTGTTGGGATAGTGATCGGTTACTTGGCATGGCACCGTGCAACGAAACAGAGAAAATGGAAAGAAGTTGCAACTGTTACGAATCTTTTTATATATCCAATCAAAAGTTGCCGTGCGATGGATGTGAAAAGCTTTACAGCAAAAAATTACGGAGCTATGACGAAAAGCGGAGTAATAGGAGACAGGACTTTAGCAGTCGTGTACAACAAAGGTCGAGTTGCAAGAATTTCTGCAATTGATCGTATGGTTTTAGTTCGACCCagtcaaaaacatcaaaatcaaataatacTCGAAGCACCTGAGATGGATCCCATTAAGTTCAACGTGCCGACTACTG gaTGTGCTCCTTATGCTGAAGACAATTGGCGGCGCATGCGGATTGGTACggcggaatttttatttattcgtcATTGCACTAGGTGTCTTGTAACCACAGTAGATCCGGAAACGGGAATCAGGGATCCGGCACAGACTGCTTTGAAAACATTACGTAGCTACCGGTTATGCAAGCCAGAAGAAAGAGAAATGTGCGGAAATTCCCCAAAATTATCTGTAGAGTTTTTAGCGATCAAGGAAGGAAACGTTTCTGTCGGTGATAAGATTTATGTAGAAGAATAA
- the LOC120329342 gene encoding uncharacterized protein LOC120329342 yields the protein MVLLLQKEFFILLLMCARVTQQYSEIGWRSDPSWRSERLPGVGNCVIISRSSQSIDHGHVHHEEHVVDGHTHGFDDGHGHSFHGDHPNDGHTRDDEHGHIFHDDDHTSDGHTHGDDNHNHGNDHDHNDGMFDDHSHDDEIYDDHHHHEDDDDHSHGDDHDHNDGKYDNHRHDDDIQDDHHHHDDAVDDDHHHHESDDDHSHGDDHDHNDEIYDDHNHDDDIADDHHHHNDDDDHSHGDDHDHNDGRADDHSHDDNIADDHHHHNDTVDDDHHHHKNGDDHSHGDDHDHNDGNYDGHSHDDDIMDDHHHHADDDDHSHGDDHDHDDGKYDDHSHTDDIKDDHHHHNDGIDDDHHHHDDDDDHSHGDDHSHDDNIGDGHRHDDGIDDDHHHHDDTDLHSHSDDIRDDHSHDDSIDDDHHHHGDDGHSHDEDDHSDNDEHGDHDEVDLALFPGMQKISISHYPVLVCDGGRYDDMNFSAVPSSIGDIIIRWDKTPTFTVKQLSKFKHVTSLHLLGEGSLSFINNNLDSDSTNTNGFVTSLRMPEGSITAVPTSFLRKFTVLKELSLERNYLSRIENDAFAGIYSLEALFLSHNRLTRLNMGWLMSTTRLKVLDLRGTTINQVPMELSRIENALEYVDMSDNAISYIDASSFSACPNLRMVMISNNRITKMDTNAFLGTSKLQYLDLAANQLETIDDNSFKHFGEDAFTVNLWQNEMICDCNMAWLPEWILKRNSVGVYPDIKMQCAAPGVNKDKVFHGMTAYDFTCDRSDEITSDDKMPSDTSSSNSKTYRQLKTEFNDACPEKCNCNYDKQDNGPDEYPVVDCSGSGYTYIPSGISPLTKSFVFQENNLKTLDLGDLSALKGLRYMNFAGNYISDIVCTASSSDCIFDRMSYFNINGNELTYISADMIKYFPALHNFRFGSNQITSIPKNLLRGKSYLRNIELGPNPIVNGIDETLFNGLSIDIVRLSGLKLKKVPNFIRNQRQLLKLDLSDNQITTISPNSFDGLNKLQKLWLQNNGLIDIPDGVLRQMPNLVGLYLSENNLTTVREEMLDGVSERLTIMELYQNPFRCDCNMAWFKDYVVQQKMDEPFTDIRFMCSEPARVHGLRSDEMTISDFVCLDEDVDWKACGLSDKIYTNTDMATAIIVTIVVILVIVGLVLAYVFYCRKRPATVPHFNNTVNFNSTSNPNSAFVNLEEENKI from the exons ATGGTATTGTTACTTCAGAAAGAGTTTTTCATCCTATTGCTGATGTGTGCTCGTGTCACGCAACAGTATTCTGAAATTGGATGGAGGTCTGACCCTTCCTGGAGAAGCGAACGGTTGCCTGGTGTTGGCAACTGTGTTATTATTTCCCGTAGTTCTCAATCTATTGACCACGGTCATGTCCATCACGAAGAACATGTGGTGGACGGACACACTCATGGTTTTGATGACGGTCATGGTCACTCTTTCCATGGTGACCATCCAAACGACGGGCACACTCGTGACGACGAGCACGGACACATATTTCATGATGATGACCACACTTCCGATGGGCACACCCATGGCGACGATAACCATAATCACGGCAATGATCATGATCACAATGACGGAATGTTTGACGATCACAGCCATGATGACGAAATATACGATGACCACCATCACCACGAAGACGATGACGACCATAGTCACGGAGACGACCACGACCACAACGACGGAAAATATGACAATCACAGACATGATGACGACATCCAAGATGACCATCACCACCATGACGATGCAGTCGATGACGACCATCACCATCATGAAAGCGATGATGACCATAGTCACGGCGATGATCATGATCATAATGATGAAATCTATGACGACCACAATCACGATGACGATATAGCGGATGACCACCATCACCACAACGACGACGATGACCATAGTCACGGCGATGATCATGACCACAACGACGGAAGGGCTGACGACCACAGCCATGACGATAATATCGCAGATGACCACCACCATCACAACGATACAGTCGATGATGACCATCACCATCATAAAAACGGTGATGACCATAGTCACGGTGATGATCATGATCACAATGACGGGAACTATGATGGCCATAGCCATGACGATGACATCATGGACGATCACCATCATCATGCCGACGACGATGACCACAGTCATGGTGATGACCATGACCACGATGATGGCAAGTACGACGATCACAGTCATACAGATGATATCAAAGACGACCACCATCACCACAACGATGGAATCGATGATGACCACCATCATCACGACGACGATGATGACCACAGCCACGGCGATGACCACAGTCACGACGATAATATTGGAGATGGCCATAGACACGACGACGGCATAGACGATGACCATCATCACCACGATGATACAGATCTCCATAGCCACAGCGATGACATAAGAGACGATCATAGCCATGATGACAGCATAGACGATGACCATCACCACCATGGCGACGATGGGCATTCCCACGATGAAGATGACCACAGCGACAATGATGAACACGGTGACCACGATGAAGTAGATTTGGCGCTATTTCCAGGAATGCA GAAAATATCAATATCTCACTACCCAGTACTTGTTTGCGATGGTGGAAGATACGACGATATGAATTTTTCAGCTGTACCATCTAGTATTGGAGATATTATTATCAG GTGGGATAAAACACCAACGTTTACAGTGAAACAGTTGTCTAAATTTAAACACGTGACCAGCCTCCATCTTCTCGGCGAAGGAAGTTTATCATTTATCAACAACAACTTGGATAGTGACTCGACTAATACTAATGGATTCGTAACAAGTTTGAGAATGCC TGAGGGATCGATCACAGCGGTTCCAACTTCTTTTCTTCGTAAGTTTACGGTTCTAAAAGAACTTTCATTGGAGCGCAACTATTTGAGCAGAATCGAAAACGACGCTTTTGCCGGAATCTACAGTTTAGAG GCGCTTTTCCTGAGTCACAATCGACTGACGAGATTGAACATGGGTTGGTTAATGAGCACTACAAGGTTGAAGGTTCTGGATCTTCGAGGTACAACTATCAACCAGGTACCTATGGAACTCAGCAGAATTGAAAACG CTCTGGAGTACGTAGATATGTCAGACAATGCTATCTCATACATCGACGCGTCGAGTTTCAGTGCTTGTCCGAATTTGCGCATGGTGATGATAAGCAATAACAGAATAACGAAGATGGATACAAACGCTTTTTTGG GAACAAGCAAATTACAATATCTTGATTTGGCAGCCAATCAACTAGAAACAATAGATGATAACTCTTTCAAACACTTTGGCGAGGACGCTTTCACTGTCAATTTATGGCAGAATGAAATGATTTGTGATTGTAATATGGCATGGCTCCCTGAATGGATACTCaag AGGAATTCTGTCGGTGTATATCCCGATATCAAGATGCAATGCGCAGCACCAGGCGTTAATAAAGACAAAGTTTTCCACGGAATGACAGCTTACGATTTCACCTGTGATAGAAGTGACGAAATTACTTCAG ATGATAAAATGCCGTCGGATACCAGTAGCAGCAATTCCAAAACTTACAGACAATTGAAAACAGAATTTAACGATGCATGCCCTGAGAAATGCAACTGCAATTACGATAAACAAGACAATG GGCCCGACGAGTATCCCGTGGTCGACTGTTCTGGATCTGGGTATACCTACATACCGTCTGGTATTTCTCCTTTGACGAAGAGTTTTGTTTTTCAAGagaataatttgaaaactttgGATCTTGGTGATTTGTCAGCTCTGAAAGGACTCAGATATATGAATTTTGCag GCAACTACATTTCTGACATCGTTTGCACGGCTTCATCCTCGGACTGTATATTCGATCGCATGTCTTACTTTAACATCAATGGAAATGAATTGACGTATATCTCAGCAGATATGATCAAATACTTTCCAGCTTTACACAACTTTAGATTTGGATCAAATCAAATCACTTCCATTCCAAAGAATTTGCTTCGCGGGAAAAG cTATTTACGAAATATTGAATTGGGACCAAATCCAATTGTCAATGGTATTGATGAGACCCTGTTCAACGGATTATCCATTGACATCGTCAGATTAAGtggattgaaattgaaaaaagttccTAACTTCATCAGAAATCAA AGACAACTTCTCAAGCTTGACTTGAGTGACAATCAAATTACGACTATATCTCCCAACTCATTTGATGGGCTGAATAAACTCCAAAAATTATGGTTACAAAACAATGGACTCATAGACATTCCCGACGGCGTCTTGAG ACAAATGCCAAACCTGGTTGGATTGTACTTGTCCGAGAATAACCTGACAACTGTAAGAGAAGAGATGCTTGACGGCGTGAGCGAGCGTTTGACAATAATGGAATTATACCAAAATCCTTTTAGATGTGACTGTAACATGGCTTGGTTTAAGGACTATGTAGTCCAG CAAAAGATGGACGAACCCTTCACAGACATAAGATTTATGTGTTCTGAACCAGCTCGAGTTCACGGGCTTCGTTCTGATGAAATGACAATCAGTGACTTTGTCTGCTTAGATGAAGATGTGGATTGGAAAG CTTGCGGTTTGTCTGACAAGATCTACACCAACACCGATATGGCTACTGCAATCATCGTGACAATCGTGGTCATATTAGTAATTGTCGGACTTGTTTTGGCTTACGTGTTTTACTGTCGTAAACGTCCCGCCACCGTTCCCCACTTCAACAACACCGTCAACTTCAATTCAACTTCCAATCCAAATAGTGCATTCGTGAATCTAGAggaagaaaacaaaatttag